Proteins from one Malaya genurostris strain Urasoe2022 chromosome 2, Malgen_1.1, whole genome shotgun sequence genomic window:
- the LOC131428667 gene encoding uncharacterized protein K02A2.6-like, with protein sequence MREYFATFGLPSILVTDRGTQFTSDQFQHFLKKNGIVHKMGAPYHPATNGQAERYVQTFKDKIKALKCSRSDVQKELQQMLMAYRRTPHPATGKSPSLIVFGRQIKSRIDLMIPSEQKLSNFSREGDKPVRSFSVNDRIAARDYTSLSEKWRFGVVVEKVGKLHYMVQLDDGRMWKRHIDQLRQGPILQERHPEIRNTTHIQRSRNSSSPSRYYKFPDPVKVELEDTDDDVARNTESPTESDHIGQNTPLSAAINDTGTEPSLIDKHVVDPKLLTEPARGSVRRSFRDRKPPRRLNL encoded by the coding sequence ATGAGGGAGTATTTCGCTACTTTTGGATTACCGTCGATTTTAGTTACGGATCGAGGAACACAATTCACGTCGGATCAGTTTCAGCACTTCCTGAAGAAAAATGGTATCGTGCACAAAATGGGAGCACCGTACCATCCCGCAACAAACGGACAGGCGGAGCGTTATGTTCAAACGTTCAAGGACAAAATCAAAGCACTAAAGTGTTCACGATCTGATGTTCAAAAGGAATTACAACAGATGCTGATGGCCTATCGGAGAACCCCGCACCCTGCTACAGGAAAAAGCCCATCCTTGATAGTTTTTGGACGACAAATCAAATCTAGGATTGATCTAATGATTCCCAGTGAACAAAAATTGAGCAATTTTTCTCGAGAGGGAGACAAACCGGTACGTTCGTTTTCGGTTAACGATAGAATTGCTGCACGAGATTATACATCTCTTTCGGAGAAGTGGAGATTCGGTGTtgttgtagaaaaagtaggaaaacTTCACTACATGGTCCAGTTAGATGACGGCAGAATGTGGAAACGCCATATTGACCAACTCAGACAAGGACCCATTCTTCAAGAGAGGCATCCAGAAATTCGAAACACTACTCATATTCAGCGGTCCCGTAACAGTTCAAGCCCATCACGTTATTATAAGTTTCCCGATCCAGTAAAAGTAGAACTTGAGGatactgatgatgatgttgcTCGGAATACAGAATCTCCTACCGAATCCGATCACATCGGACAAAATACACCCCTCAGTGCTGCAATAAATGATACAGGTACAGAACCGAGTCTTATAGATAAACATGTAGTAGATCCTAAGCTATTAACTGAACCCGCAAGGGGCTCTGTTCGAAGATCTTTTAGAGATAGGAAACCCCCACGTCGATTGAACTTGTAA